The segment TATATATTCaattttaaatacagttactatTTAATTATTCTCAttcataccatttttttttttttacagcttgtgAATGTGAAACAGTCTTCTTAAAACCTGTGGATGGAGAAGTTATACCTTTTATGTTCCAGGATAACGatgttcagtgtttattttaaataaatctgagcGTAATTAACAGTGACCTCCTTTTAACAGTATCTATAAGGGCAGTGTAACTATTGCTGTGTGAAAGCCATGTATTCCCCAGGTTTGATCTGATTTGACACGTTCATCAGGAAGCCAGCCACACTAGTTGTGAGTAACAAGCCTCTAAATTTTGCCTTTTCCCCACAGACAGGTCAAAAGAACATACAATGCAGAGGAGTGCATTTTTCATGGTTCATGTTGGAAGTTTGCTTTCTACCAGTATTGCCTTCTCTGCCCTTTTGTGACCACTAATCACAGCAAAAAGCACCTTTTTTCGTTGTTATCGAGGatttttagaaatactgaaagaaacttaacAAATTCACGTCTTGTGACATTCATTTCGATGACCCTGCTATAGCTGCTGTGTCTGCGATTGCTATGGTATTATAAACCTATGCCCTTGCACTATAAAAGTGGTTTCGTTGGTACATGCACATGAATATTCTTGTGTCGTATTATTTGGGGAAGACCGTGTAGAACTAGCACTCTGGGTTTAACAACTTAATTAGGGTGCtgcatctttttttaaactgttattaaTCATAAGTTCTGCTTTTTACTTGAAtgtttttatgtacatgtatacGTTTGTAGGGAaccaatttatatttaaaacaaccaACATAGTCAGGGTTTTGGTAAGGAGGCCACAATTGCATTAATGAATGTTGGGATTGATTAAGCAGTGGCTGGTGTGGTTTAAGATAATGAAATGTGGTTATATAGTTGCTGTGAAATACTGTGgaccttaaaaataaaatgtgaatgtcaaacaaatcaataaatgCATTTTCCCTGGTTTGtctttttacagttgtttttatttcaattatttaaaaaataataataaaagacgttgtttaaattgtaaaatatagaGGAACATTGGAACCACAAGTGCTGtttattgcttttaaaaatacaaaatacaaacttGACCTTCCTAATTTAAGTCTATGGCCATATATTTATGTGTATCTCTTATTACAATACTTGTGATCTCTCTTCAACCtccaatacattttaataaggcTTCTGTATAGAATTGGAACGCCTGAGAATGGGTTATGAATGGAATGTAGTGTAAAGGAATGTAGTGTGAAGCATCTGATAGTTGAATGTGTTAAATATAGGAAGGTGAGAGAAGATATGTGGAAAGAATTAAGCGATTCCAATAtttccaatatttaaaaaaaatagtataggTAAtggaagaaaaatagaaaaaggtATTATTGGATGTTTTGCAAAATATATTAGGAAAACTGGAAGATTcaagaatatttaacatacagagattttaaaaggttcacagcagttttaatagccAAATCTAAACAGTAGGTGGCGACAATCAGTTTCGACAGAAACTTGGCTGATTTACacaacagaagaagaagaagacgacgtCATTTCAGCGCGCCTCTCGAGCGGAAAGGGATTTTAATTCCCTGCGACGGTGTTCAAACTGCGTGGAGCATAGTGCAGGTGAGGTTAAGCTAATTTATGCTGTTTTGTAAAAATTAAAGACTAGACctgtaataaaacaatgtttaatgAAGCTAAGTGAGAATTATCGCTGAGCTCATCAAGTATAGAGAGCGGTAAGCACCGGGGATCCACCATAACAACATCTAGTGTTCTCGTTTTATTTATATAAGTCctgattaatattattatttaaaaaatactataaataaacaacaaactaCAACGGGGATGTTTTTACGTCACAacgattttttaaaaacttcacTAGTATTGATTTTATACAcaattaaactgtaaaaaaaatagacGCGGCCTTGTTGTTGGTGCGCACAGACAATCTTCCGCAGCGAGCAAAGCCGTGAGTCAGTCGTCAGAAGGTTTTGTTGACCTGTGTGAAATGGATTCTACATTTCTTAAACGTTTAAAATAGtgtattttgcattatttttacaatgtacTACTATACACCATGCTTCAGTTTCTCTTTAGCCAAAATTCTCATCCAGCCATGGTCTTGCACAGTAACTGGAACCCCTGAATTGTTTCATTCAtaagtttgttttacattttctattaaaataaatatggtgAGGCGGAAGCAAACAAGCAGGCAGCTGTGATACTGGCTAAATGTACACCGCATGCAGTTTAGTAAAAACCAAAGTAAAAACCAAACAGTGTATATATCAGATCCATACTGTTTCATACACATGTGTGctcttttttaaaagtttgcttACTGGgctcgcattttttttttttttttttacacctgtgTTTATTTTACCAGTGAAAAAGTATGAAGGTACTGAATATGGATAGGATACCGAGCCTTGTTCaggtaaatgtactgtaatgGGTACTGGGAGGGGTAAGTTTATATGTTTCTAGGTTTATCACAAAGACAATAATCCAGATAAATACTATAGCCATAAAAGGAAAACCGAGTTCAAAAACGCTTGACTGTAAATGTGTGCTGTAGATTTGCTTTTCATTTGAAAACGGCTCATTTTTATCATTGGCAACACTTAACTTCCAGTCTCTTCAGTTAGTGACAGACTGCCTGTTATTTGCTCCACCAAACCATTCCCCCAGTAGTTGAAAACTAGTCATTTTTAGAAGTAAAACAGCTGTTttgaaataataatgacaaataaatatgtttagcTGTTGTCATTTTAATGTCATTTAGATTTTTCCGCCTCTCTTTTTTTCAGTTTACGCTGAGCTGGTGCTGATGGGGGACGAAAAGGACACTTGGAAAGTGAAAACGTTGGATGAAATCCTCCAAGAAAAGAAACGTAGAAGAGAGCAAGAAGAAAAGACAGATCCCAAACGGCCGAAAGCTGTAAGTCCCAATTGCAGTCAGATACAGATGTTGCTCATGATGTAAACGTgttcactgtgtgtatatatgtatatatattgtactgcCTGTCAGGACTCAAGTTTCGCCAGGGCTAGTTCTGGGTTTAGAAAATAAGGAAAATAAGGATGATTTTGTCATTGTTTTGTCATTGTTGTATTCAGTGAGTTAGTTCCTTGTTTCTCTCCCCAGACGGATGAGCGGAATTCTAAGCGGGACACATTGGAGGAAGGCGAGCTTCAGGATCACAAAATGGAAATAACAATCCGTAACTCCCCATACGTACGGGAAGAGTCTACCGAAGACAGGTAGAGAGAATAAAGCTGTCGTCTTCTTGCTGAGCTTTGCTCATTCTtcttggctttttttttataataacgaATCCTGCACAAAAAAAGCAATCTTGCTTTTTACTTTCTCCGCATATGTTTTAATCCTATATAAATGTGAAAGCTATATGTTTTCACAAGTGATTGTACTTACTTTTTGTCCATCCATTTCCAAGAGGGGAAGAAGATGATTCCCTGGCAATTAAACCACCACAGCAAATACTGAGAAAAGAGAAATCTCACCACAGGAAAGAGGACAGAAGAAAGGAGAAGAAGAGGCACCACAGTAACTCCACTGATGGAGGTAAACCAGATGCAAGGAGGTCATATTCCCATATACCTGTATGCACAGTTCAgttactgctgtgtttttttaatgaaaacaaactgtATTTCGCCACTGTTGTTGATTTTTATATATGCTGTTTTTTGTCAGCTGTGAAACATGCCCGGCCAAAGGATAAAgaaaaagagaaggagagagaaaatGAACGAAGGAAGAGGCAACGCGAAGAGCAGGACAAGGCGAGGAGGGAATGGGAGAGGCAGAAGCGGAGAGAGCAGGCTAGGATGAACTCTAGGAGAGAGAGGTGAGATTCAGTCACGTCATTCTAGGGCACCCTTAGATAGTTCATTTATTTTGCCTAGTTAGCATAagttacaaaaatcaaaatattaTTAGATCTTATCAGAAAGATGCCTGCTCAGTGAATAGCATCAATACCAATGCCTCATTAACCATTTACTGGTTGACTTTTTCTAAATATCAAAATATTTAGATATCCCTTTGTAAACTTATGAACATCATTTATTTGCAAAATAAGTGGAGGAAGTTGCCACTTTTTGGAGGGGTGCTGGTATATACCATtatcaaaacagaaacacaatattAAGTGTAAAACAGTGACAGCAGGTGACTAGAatgaaatgtcctttttttagTGTTCTAGGCAGTAGATGTTTACATTACTAAATGACTGTATCCTGGATTAATTTACGCATGCGCTTTAGGCATTTTACATTActatcaaaaaatgtttagctttCTACCACAATGAGTACCCTTGTTcagcataaatacataaataatacatagtgtttttgttgtttgcatGGTAGTTGTGTAAATTGTGAATTAGCAATGCAACTCACTGGCATAACAAGTAATTGTGCTCCCTGAGATTAATGTCTGGGTGGGCTTAAGGAGAGATCCTGTTAAGCTCCCGCCCTCTTCCCCTGTTTTAAGGGACCGCCTGGAGCAGCTGGAGCGGcagagggagcgagagaggaaGCTGAGGGAGCAGCAGCAGAAAGAGCAGAGGGAGCAAGTGGAGCGTGAGAGGAGGGCCGAGGAGAGACGCAAGGAGCGCGAGGCCAGGAGAGAAGGTGAGTGCTCAGCAAGTTCGTTCTGTTTTTCCCTTAGCCTCAGTTAAAATGGTCCCAGAAAATCATGTTGAGATTAAATTCTTCTTCAAGGGATACCTGGTCAAGAAAGTGgcatataataaaacaaaagaaaaaaacacattcaaatgagCACAAGCAATACAAAGAAGTTCATCAAATCACaaggaacaatttaaaaaaacaaaaatcatgtcTCGGCTACATAGATGTTAATGTTTTGCTTGAACTCCTATAAAGGGATCAAGACAGTAAGTTTCAGTTCTTCctgaagtttattccaagaccatGGAGCTAGAAAACGGAATGCCTTTTTATTTCCAAATTCCGTACAAACTCTATGAACTGAAAAACTTAGAAACAGTCTGAAATCTAAGATAAGTATTAGTAGAGATAATTGACAATTTATTAAGATACATGTCTTTGGTTTTAATTCTCTGCATTGCAGGATGTTTAAAAATCTATGTCGGTTGCACTGTAATCTAATCCTTGTGACCAGCTCAATATGAAGACCTATTAGAAAATAAATTGTTCCCTATGGTGCTcatatattataaaaagaaacatTAGGAGTCAGTTCTCCCAAGTCTTTGCCTTGGTTTCTCATGGTGCTGCATGTCTTCACAGCAGCGTCCCATCACAGGGGCCCTAAGGATGAGTATGGGGAGAAAGGGAAGCAGAGTCACCGGAGCCGTAGTCCAAGTCGGCAGCACCGTGAGAGACAGGACCTGGGAGAGGGCAGCAGAATGGGTAGGAGCAGCTTATTAACATGGAACCTCAAACTTGATGTACCATAAACTCAGTTAGGAGAAACTCTGCCTCATACCTGTCTACTTTATTACTTGGTCAACCAGCCAGCAAGGACACAGTGGTGTCacgtttgactttttttttttagagtctCTTAAAAGTTCATAATGATAAGGAAAGTGCTTTTCCTTTTCCAGCAGTGAGAGAGGAGAAGCAGGAGGACAGGGACCTGCTGTCTGATCTGCAGGACGTGAGTGAAAGCGAGAGAAAGACCAGCACAGCAGAATCATCCACAGGTAACCCCACGGGGCTGCACTTTATATACATGTAGATTGTCTTTAACCATTCATGACGTTTGTTACAATGATGCAGTACAGGTGCAATAAGCTGTTTTCATCCGTTTACATAGCATTGCACACAACAGCATTTGATTTGCTTTTTACTTATGCCTGCCAATACACCTCTTTGCACCACTGCTGGATCAACGTATTTCTTAAATAAGACATATTGCTGTAACACTGACCGGCCAATCGAATTCCTTTATTTTTCCGTAACTCGGATAAAAAGCTGGCGTGGTAATGTAATGTTCAGGTTATTTAATTTTGCCCCAGGGTCGGGTACGGGTTCTGAAGAAGAGGAGGACACAAGTAGCGAATCGGAGggcgagggagagggaggagagtcTGCAACCAATTCAGAGGATGGGTCTGAACAGACTGCAGGTAAGCAATACAGAAGCTCtaggggggtggggagggagggggtgggcaCAATATGCAAGTATGTGACGTCTCTGATGTGAAAAGGATCAAGCTTTCCTCTTCTGATTTCCAGATGAAGTAAGTGAAGTAGAGCAGACAGAGGAAGAGTATGAGGAAGAGCGGGAGAACGGGATCCACATTCCAGTCGGTATGTCCGTCTCTCTTCGCTGCTGCTGGTTCTGTGtctggtttgctgtgtttttaattttaatagtcTATTTGAACCCAACCATTCTGCATTTTTCCTGGTCATACTCCAGTATCTCATTTTTATTAGCAGCATATATAGTATCCTTCACGTGATTGGATGATTCTGATCCTTTGATTTAATGCACTTGATTTAGAGCAGCAGTGCCCATCAGTGTTCAGATCTTTCTGTTCCCTTTTCCCCCTTCAGTGACAGAGTCGCGGTTTGACCATGATACTGAGGAGAgtttggaggaggaggaggaggaagaagaggaggacgAGGAAGAAGAGGAGGCAGAGCCCAGCCTCCACTCACGCTCAAACACTCCTGAAGGGAACTATATCCCTGAATCCCCACCCATGTCTCCCGTGGAGCTGAAGAAAGAGCTGCCAAAATATCTGCC is part of the Acipenser ruthenus chromosome 27, fAciRut3.2 maternal haplotype, whole genome shotgun sequence genome and harbors:
- the LOC117425622 gene encoding cyclin-dependent kinase 11B isoform X4, producing MGDEKDTWKVKTLDEILQEKKRRREQEEKTDPKRPKATDERNSKRDTLEEGELQDHKMEITIRNSPYVREESTEDRGEEDDSLAIKPPQQILRKEKSHHRKEDRRKEKKRHHSNSTDGAVKHARPKDKEKEKERENERRKRQREEQDKARREWERQKRREQARMNSRRERDRLEQLERQRERERKLREQQQKEQREQVERERRAEERRKEREARREAASHHRGPKDEYGEKGKQSHRSRSPSRQHRERQDLGEGSRMAVREEKQEDRDLLSDLQDVSESERKTSTAESSTGSGTGSEEEEDTSSESEGEGEGGESATNSEDGSEQTADEVSEVEQTEEEYEEERENGIHIPVVTESRFDHDTEESLEEEEEEEEEDEEEEEAEPSLHSRSNTPEGNYIPESPPMSPVELKKELPKYLPALQGCRSVEEFQCLNRIEEGTYGVVYRAKDKKTDEIVALKRLKMEKEKEGFPITSLREINTILKAQHPNIVTVREIVVGSNMDKIYIVMNYVEHDLKSLMETMKQPFLPGEVKTLMIQLLRGTRHLHDNWILHRDLKTSNLLLSHKGILKIGDFGLAREYGSPLKPYTPVVVTLWYRAPELLLGAKEYSTAIDMWSVGCIFGELLTQKPLFPGKSEIDQINKIFKDLGSPSEKIWPGYNEMPAVKKMTFTEYPYNNLRKRFGALLSDQGFDLMNKRFLTYCPSKRITAEEALKHEYFRESPLPIEPAMFPTWPAKSEQQRVKRGTSPRPPEGGLGYSQLGDDDLKDTGFHLTTTNQGASAAGPGFSLKF
- the LOC117425622 gene encoding cyclin-dependent kinase 11B isoform X6 is translated as MGDEKDTWKVKTLDEILQEKKRRREQEEKTDPKRPKATDERNSKRDTLEEGELQDHKMEITIRNSPYVREESTEDRGEEDDSLAIKPPQQILRKEKSHHRKEDRRKEKKRHHSNSTDGAVKHARPKDKEKEKERENERRKRQREEQDKARREWERQKRREQARMNSRRERDRLEQLERQRERERKLREQQQKEQREQVERERRAEERRKEREARREAASHHRGPKDEYGEKGKQSHRSRSPSRQHRERQDLGEGSRMAVREEKQEDRDLLSDLQDVSESERKTSTAESSTGSGTGSEEEEDTSSESEGEGEGGESATNSEDGSEQTADEVSEVEQTEEEYEEERENGIHIPVVTESRFDHDTEESLEEEEEEEEEDEEEEEAEPSLHSRSNTPEGNYIPESPPMSPVELKKELPKYLPALQGCRSVEEFQCLNRIEEGTYGVVYRAKDKKTDEIVALKRLKMEKEKEGFPITSLREINTILKAQHPNIVTVREIVVGSNMDKIYIVMNYVEHDLKSLMETMKQPFLPGEVKTLMIQLLRGTRHLHDNWILHRDLKTSNLLLSHKGILKIGDFGLAREYGSPLKPYTPVVVTLWYRAPELLLGAKEYSTAIDMWSVGCIFGELLTQKPLFPGKSEIDQINKIFKDLGSPSEKIWPGYNEMPAVKKMTFTEYPYNNLRKRFGALLSDQGFDLMNKFLTYCPSKRITAEEALKHEYFRESPLPIEPAMFPTWPAKSEQQRVKRGTSPRPPEGGLGYSQLGDDDLKDTGFHLTTTNQGASAAGPGFSLKF
- the LOC117425622 gene encoding cyclin-dependent kinase 11B isoform X1; the encoded protein is MGDEKDTWKVKTLDEILQEKKRRREQEEKTDPKRPKATDERNSKRDTLEEGELQDHKMEITIRNSPYVREESTEDRGEEDDSLAIKPPQQILRKEKSHHRKEDRRKEKKRHHSNSTDGAVKHARPKDKEKEKERENERRKRQREEQDKARREWERQKRREQARMNSRRERRDPVKLPPSSPVLRDRLEQLERQRERERKLREQQQKEQREQVERERRAEERRKEREARREAASHHRGPKDEYGEKGKQSHRSRSPSRQHRERQDLGEGSRMAVREEKQEDRDLLSDLQDVSESERKTSTAESSTGSGTGSEEEEDTSSESEGEGEGGESATNSEDGSEQTADEVSEVEQTEEEYEEERENGIHIPVVTESRFDHDTEESLEEEEEEEEEDEEEEEAEPSLHSRSNTPEGNYIPESPPMSPVELKKELPKYLPALQGCRSVEEFQCLNRIEEGTYGVVYRAKDKKTDEIVALKRLKMEKEKEGFPITSLREINTILKAQHPNIVTVREIVVGSNMDKIYIVMNYVEHDLKSLMETMKQPFLPGEVKTLMIQLLRGTRHLHDNWILHRDLKTSNLLLSHKGILKIGDFGLAREYGSPLKPYTPVVVTLWYRAPELLLGAKEYSTAIDMWSVGCIFGELLTQKPLFPGKSEIDQINKIFKDLGSPSEKIWPGYNEMPAVKKMTFTEYPYNNLRKRFGALLSDQGFDLMNKRFLTYCPSKRITAEEALKHEYFRESPLPIEPAMFPTWPAKSEQQRVKRGTSPRPPEGGLGYSQLGDDDLKDTGFHLTTTNQGASAAGPGFSLKF
- the LOC117425622 gene encoding cyclin-dependent kinase 11B isoform X2, with the translated sequence MGDEKDTWKVKTLDEILQEKKRRREQEEKTDPKRPKATDERNSKRDTLEEGELQDHKMEITIRNSPYVREESTEDRGEEDDSLAIKPPQQILRKEKSHHRKEDRRKEKKRHHSNSTDGAVKHARPKDKEKEKERENERRKRQREEQDKARREWERQKRREQARMNSRRERRDPVKLPPSSPVLRDRLEQLERQRERERKLREQQQKEQREQVERERRAEERRKEREARREAASHHRGPKDEYGEKGKQSHRSRSPSRQHRERQDLGEGSRMAVREEKQEDRDLLSDLQDVSESERKTSTAESSTGSGTGSEEEEDTSSESEGEGEGGESATNSEDGSEQTADEVSEVEQTEEEYEEERENGIHIPVVTESRFDHDTEESLEEEEEEEEEDEEEEEAEPSLHSRSNTPEGNYIPESPPMSPVELKKELPKYLPALQGCRSVEEFQCLNRIEEGTYGVVYRAKDKKTDEIVALKRLKMEKEKEGFPITSLREINTILKAQHPNIVTVREIVVGSNMDKIYIVMNYVEHDLKSLMETMKQPFLPGEVKTLMIQLLRGTRHLHDNWILHRDLKTSNLLLSHKGILKIGDFGLAREYGSPLKPYTPVVVTLWYRAPELLLGAKEYSTAIDMWSVGCIFGELLTQKPLFPGKSEIDQINKIFKDLGSPSEKIWPGYNEMPAVKKMTFTEYPYNNLRKRFGALLSDQGFDLMNKFLTYCPSKRITAEEALKHEYFRESPLPIEPAMFPTWPAKSEQQRVKRGTSPRPPEGGLGYSQLGDDDLKDTGFHLTTTNQGASAAGPGFSLKF
- the LOC117425622 gene encoding cyclin-dependent kinase 11B isoform X3, which translates into the protein MGDEKDTWKVKTLDEILQEKKRRREQEEKTDPKRPKATDERNSKRDTLEEGELQDHKMEITIRNSPYVREESTEDRGEEDDSLAIKPPQQILRKEKSHHRKEDRRKEKKRHHSNSTDGAVKHARPKDKEKEKERENERRKRQREEQDKARREWERQKRREQARMNSRRERRDPVKLPPSSPVLRDRLEQLERQRERERKLREQQQKEQREQVERERRAEERRKEREARREASHHRGPKDEYGEKGKQSHRSRSPSRQHRERQDLGEGSRMAVREEKQEDRDLLSDLQDVSESERKTSTAESSTGSGTGSEEEEDTSSESEGEGEGGESATNSEDGSEQTADEVSEVEQTEEEYEEERENGIHIPVVTESRFDHDTEESLEEEEEEEEEDEEEEEAEPSLHSRSNTPEGNYIPESPPMSPVELKKELPKYLPALQGCRSVEEFQCLNRIEEGTYGVVYRAKDKKTDEIVALKRLKMEKEKEGFPITSLREINTILKAQHPNIVTVREIVVGSNMDKIYIVMNYVEHDLKSLMETMKQPFLPGEVKTLMIQLLRGTRHLHDNWILHRDLKTSNLLLSHKGILKIGDFGLAREYGSPLKPYTPVVVTLWYRAPELLLGAKEYSTAIDMWSVGCIFGELLTQKPLFPGKSEIDQINKIFKDLGSPSEKIWPGYNEMPAVKKMTFTEYPYNNLRKRFGALLSDQGFDLMNKRFLTYCPSKRITAEEALKHEYFRESPLPIEPAMFPTWPAKSEQQRVKRGTSPRPPEGGLGYSQLGDDDLKDTGFHLTTTNQGASAAGPGFSLKF
- the LOC117425622 gene encoding cyclin-dependent kinase 11B isoform X5, which encodes MGDEKDTWKVKTLDEILQEKKRRREQEEKTDPKRPKATDERNSKRDTLEEGELQDHKMEITIRNSPYVREESTEDRGEEDDSLAIKPPQQILRKEKSHHRKEDRRKEKKRHHSNSTDGAVKHARPKDKEKEKERENERRKRQREEQDKARREWERQKRREQARMNSRRERRDPVKLPPSSPVLRDRLEQLERQRERERKLREQQQKEQREQVERERRAEERRKEREARREAVREEKQEDRDLLSDLQDVSESERKTSTAESSTGSGTGSEEEEDTSSESEGEGEGGESATNSEDGSEQTADEVSEVEQTEEEYEEERENGIHIPVVTESRFDHDTEESLEEEEEEEEEDEEEEEAEPSLHSRSNTPEGNYIPESPPMSPVELKKELPKYLPALQGCRSVEEFQCLNRIEEGTYGVVYRAKDKKTDEIVALKRLKMEKEKEGFPITSLREINTILKAQHPNIVTVREIVVGSNMDKIYIVMNYVEHDLKSLMETMKQPFLPGEVKTLMIQLLRGTRHLHDNWILHRDLKTSNLLLSHKGILKIGDFGLAREYGSPLKPYTPVVVTLWYRAPELLLGAKEYSTAIDMWSVGCIFGELLTQKPLFPGKSEIDQINKIFKDLGSPSEKIWPGYNEMPAVKKMTFTEYPYNNLRKRFGALLSDQGFDLMNKRFLTYCPSKRITAEEALKHEYFRESPLPIEPAMFPTWPAKSEQQRVKRGTSPRPPEGGLGYSQLGDDDLKDTGFHLTTTNQGASAAGPGFSLKF